From the Musa acuminata AAA Group cultivar baxijiao chromosome BXJ3-7, Cavendish_Baxijiao_AAA, whole genome shotgun sequence genome, one window contains:
- the LOC135642874 gene encoding uncharacterized protein LOC135642874, translating to MIDTGSSADVLYLDAFKKLGLTNEDLNPMTSALTGFTGDSISPLGTIVLPITIGEEPRTKTMMTTFMVVDLLSAYNAIFNRLTLNKLKAVVFTYHQAIKFPTPAGVGVYRSDPKESRQCYLTVVTLPMKPRPQQAPDPCEEIKISTLQESPEQIVEVHLKRDRPNMTVKVRTTLPKEN from the coding sequence ATGATCGACACTGGGAGCTCTGCCGACGTGCTGTACCTTGACGCCTTCAAGAAGCTTGGCCTAACTAACGAGGATCTCAACCCCATGACGTCGGCGCTCACCGGATTTACgggggattccatctccccgctTGGGACTATTGTCCTCCCTATTACCATTGGGGAAGAACCAAGAACCAAGACGATgatgaccaccttcatggtagtcgacctGCTCTCCGCCTATAACGCCATCTTCAACCGCTTGACGCTCAACAAGTTGAAAGCGGTGGTCTTCACCTACCACCAAGCCATTAAGTTTCCGACGCCAGCAGGAGTCGGGGTATATCGAAGTGATCCCAAGGAATCAAGGCAGTGCTATCTAACGGTGGTCACCCTCCCGATGAAGCCACGACCTCAGCAAGCCCCGGATCCCTGTGAAGAAATCAAAATATCGACGCTCCAAGAATCACCCGAACAGATTGTTGAAGTGCACTTGAAAAGGGATCGACCCAACATGACCGTGAAGGTTAGAACAACGCTCCCCAAAGAAAACTAG